The following coding sequences are from one Sphaeramia orbicularis chromosome 11, fSphaOr1.1, whole genome shotgun sequence window:
- the LOC115428094 gene encoding zinc finger protein 569-like, protein MAQKVQILRSLVEQRLTAAAEEIFGLFERTIAEYEEELCQTKEENQRQRQILDCVWNPRVLLHKTDVQQHLVVQKEVLPEQQEWNPIVDQEEPEPSQIKEEQEELWTCQEVNITKFPSTPVPVMSNDDDEEKVESSQHKVTQTVKIKEEAKKVDCGGSEPSSSFYPHRHLQRKIGEQNEDCEETENSDEDQTLNHKPESKLPTNSSTEQMETETDGDDSRGSEPDIILVHMESVKRRTLDSKSLLEEHMDTHTGQKLVDSSECEDTFPQKNTTQETNSPTDMMMNNDLMLSDMGFENKLYHCSACSKTFCWKSKLEIHMRIHTGERPFCCSVCGSRFKQKSSLLSHMKSHTGEKPFRCSLCQKCFGSRSQVRKHMIVHTGERPFNCPLCLKCFRDRSEVRRHMRIHTGEKPFSCSECSRRFTHRASLNNHMRVHTGEKPFICVFCQKGFARKDHLHSHMRIHTRE, encoded by the exons ATGGCCCAAAAAGTGCAGATTCTGAGGTCActggtggagcagagactaactgcagctgctgaagagatatttgggctgtttgaaagaaccatagcagaatacgaggaggaactttgtcaaactaaagaagaaaaccagagacaaagacaaatactggactgtgtttggaatCCGAGAGTCCTGCTACACAAAACAG ATGTCCAGCAGCACTTGGTGGTTCAAAAAGAAGTTCTTCCGGAGCAGCAGGAGTGGAATCCTATTGtggaccaggaggaaccagaaccCTCACAAAtcaaagaggaacaggaggaactgtgGACCTGCCAGGAAGTGAATATCACCAAGTTCCCATCCACTCCTGTCCCTGTGATGAGTAACGATGATGATGAGGAGAAAGTTGAGTCCTCACAGCATAAAGTAACACAAACTGTGAAGATCAAAGAGGAAGCAAAGAAAGTGGACtgtggaggatcagaaccatccAGCAGCTTCTATCCACAtagacatttacaaagaaaaattggTGAGCAGAATGAAGACTGTGAGGAAACCGAGAACAGCGATgaagaccagaccctgaaccacaaacctgagtcaaagcttccgacaaacagctcaactgaacagatggaaacagaaactGATGGAGACGACAGCAGAGGATCAGAGCCAGACATTATCCTGGTCCACATGGAGAGTGTAAAGAGAAGAACCTTAGACAGTAAGAGTTTACTGGAGGAACACATGGACACTCACACAGGACAGAAACTGGTTGATTCTTCTGAATGTGAAGATACATTTCCTCAGAAAAACACGACACAGGAAACCAACTCACCCACAGACATGATGATGAATAATGACTTGATGCTAAGTGATATGGGATTTGAAAACAAACTATACCACTGCTCTGCCTGCTCGAAAACATTTTGCTGGAAGTCAAAGTTAGAAATCCACATGAGAATTCACACTGGAGAGAGGCCattttgttgttcagtttgtggaaGCAGATTCAAACAGAAGTCGAGTTTACTCAGTCACATGAAGTCCCACACAGGAGAAAAACcattcagatgttcactgtgtcaGAAGTGTTTTGGAAGCAGAAGTCAGGTCAGGAAACACATGATAGTCCACACAGGAGAGAGACCATTCAATTGTCCACTGTGTCTCAAATGTTTTAGAGACCGCAGTGAGGTCAGGAGACACATGAGAATCCACACAGGCGAGAAACCATTCAGCTGTTCAGAATGCAGTAGAAGATTTACTCACAGGGCAAGTTTGAACAATCACATGAGAgtccacacaggagagaaacctTTCATCTGTGTATTTTGTCAGAAAGGCTTCGCACGTAAAGATCATCTTCATTCACATATGAGGATCCACACAAGAGAATAG
- the LOC115428092 gene encoding zinc finger protein 771-like translates to MAQKVQILRSLVEQRLTAAAEEIFGLFERTIAEYEEELCRTKEENQRQRQILDCVWNPRVLIHKTDIQQQLVVQEEVPPEQQEWNPIVDQEEPEPEPPHIKEEQEEPWTSVEVNITKFASTPVPVKSEDDDEEKVESSQHKQTQIEEIKEEANTVDCGGSETSSSFYPHRHLQRIIDEQNEDCEETENSNEDQILNHKPESKLPTNSSMEQMETETDGDDGGGSEPDIILVHMESVKRRTFDSKSLPEEHMDTHTGQKLVSSSECEATFSLKKNTTQETNSPRNMIMKNDLMLSDVGCENKLYHCSVCSKTFCWKSELEIHMTIHTGEKPFCCSVCGSRFKQKSSLRSHMKSHTGEKPFTCPLCQKCFGSRGEVRKHMRIHTGEKPFSCSLCHKCFRDRSEVRRHMRIHTGEKPFSCSECSRSFTQRTSLNNHMRVHTGERPFICLVCQKSFTRKHRLHSHMRIHTREQTECHIHRNQTNRD, encoded by the exons atGGCCCAAAAAGTGCAGATTCTGAGGTCActggtggagcagagactaactgcagctgctgaagagatatttgggctgtttgaaagaaccatagcagagtacgaggaggaactttgtcgaactaaagaagaaaaccagagacaaagacaaatactggactgtgtttggaatCCGAGAGTTCTGATTCACAAAACAG ACATCCAGCAACAGTTGGTGGTTCAAGAAGAGGTTCCTCCTGAGCAGCAGGAATGGAATCCTATTGtggaccaggaggaaccagaaccagagcccccACACAtcaaagaggaacaggaggaaccgTGGACCAGCGTGGAAGTGAATATCACCAAGTTCGCATCCACTCCTGTCCCTGTGAagagtgaagatgatgatgaggagaaaGTTGAATCCTCACAgcataaacaaacacaaattgaGGAGATCAAAGAGGAAGCAAATACAGTGGACTGTGGAGGATCAGAAACATCCAGCAGCTTCTATCCACATAGACATTTACAAAGAATAATTGATGAGCAGAATGAAGACTGTGAGGAAACCGAGAACAGCAATGAAGACCAGATCCTGAACCACAAACCTGAGTCAAAGCTTCCAACAAACAGCTCAATggaacagatggaaacagaaactGATGGAGATGACGGTGGAGGATCAGAGCCAGACATTATCCTGGTCCACATGGAGAGTGTAAAGAGAAGAACCTTTGACAGTAAGAGTTTACCGGAGGAACACATGGACACTCACACAGGACAGAAACTGGTTAGTTCTTCTGAATGTGAAGCaacattttcactgaagaaaaacacaacacaggaaACCAACTCACCCAGAAACATGATCATGAAAAATGACTTGATGCTAAGTGATGTGGGATGTGAAAATAAACTATACCACTGTTCTGTGTGCTCAAAAACATTTTGCTGGAAGTCAGAGTTAGAAATCCACATGACAATTCACACTGGAGAGAAGCCattttgttgttcagtttgtggaaGCAGATTCAAACAGAAGTCTAGTTTACGCAGTCACATGAAGTCCCACACAGGAGAAAAACCGTTCACCTGTCCACTGTGTCAAAAGTGTTTTGGAAGCAGAGGTGAGGTCAGGAAACACATGAGAATCCACACTGGTGAGAAACCATTCAGCTGTTCACTGTGTCACAAATGTTTTAGAGACCGAAGTGAGGTCAGGAGACACATGAGAATCCACACAGGTGAGAAACCATTCAGCTGTTCAGAATGCAGTAGAAGTTTTACTCAGAGGACAAGTTTGAACAATCACATGAGAGTCCACACAGGAGAGAGACCTTTCATCTGTTTAGTCTGTCAGAAAAGCTTCACACGGAAACATCGTCTTCATTCACATATGAGGATCCACACAAGAGAACAGACAGAATGTCACATTCACAGGAATCAGACCAACAGAGACTAA